A single genomic interval of Xyrauchen texanus isolate HMW12.3.18 chromosome 40, RBS_HiC_50CHRs, whole genome shotgun sequence harbors:
- the LOC127633837 gene encoding 39S ribosomal protein L27, mitochondrial-like → MAALASLMLKSRACALFSIQTPTVVLSRFASKKSGGSSKNLGGKSAGRRYGFKKQDGNFVHAGNILATQRKGLMRWHPGAHVGIGTNKTLYALEDGIVRFTKEVYIPPPRSAEARDVIPKLPKGAVLYKSFINITPTKQETTFKLVDIV, encoded by the exons ATGGCGGCGCTGGCGTCCTTGATGCTGAAATCCAGAGCTt GCGCTCTATTTTCAATTCAAACACCCACAGTTGTATTGTCGAGATTTGCCTCAAAGAAGTCCGGAGGAAGCAGCAAAAACCTGGGAGGGAAGAGTGCTGGCCGAAGATATGGTTTCAAGAAACAAGATG GGAACTTTGTGCATGCTggcaacatcctagcaacacaACGGAAAGGTTTAATGCGCTGGCATCCTGGAGCCCAT GTCGGTATTGGAACCAACAAAACACTTTATGCCCTAGAAGACGGTATTGTCAGGTTCACCAAGGAGGTGTACATTCCTCCACCACGAAGTGCTGAAGCCCGGGACGTGATCCCAAAACTTCCCAAGGGTGCAGTTCTCTACAAGTCCTTTATCAATATCACCCCAACAAAACAGGAGACTACATTTAAACTAGTGGACATAGTGTGA